CCCGGACAACATGCTCTTTCAAATACATCAACCCCGAAAACTGTGCATTTGCCGCTTCAGGTGATATGTTTTGCCGGCCTACCTTTTCAGCTGTTCCGTTTGAAGAGATTACTTTCTCGGCACGGTATTGCAGCTCAGGTGATGTAAGCCTTTCCCTCCAGTTTTTATCCACTCCGATTAAAACCGGTGACTGATTCTGCAGAAGTTCTTGAAAAACAGATGGGCGAAAGACTGTATCCGCATACATAAACATCAGATCCCCTCCCTGCCAGTTTTCCATCGCATACCTGAGTGATCCCAACACATGGGTACTCTCCCACCTGGGATTAATCGCATAATGTATTTGTGGATACTCCCGTATAATTTTCTCGATCTGATACCCCCCAACAAATGAGATCTGGTCGTATGCAATTCCGGCTTCACTTAAACCATAAAGAGTCCAGTCCAAAACTTTATGTCCGCGAACCAGCCTCTCCAGAATAGGCTGAGAATGATCTGAATAAAGCGAACTTTGTGTACGTGCTGCACCAAATATAAAAACCTGCATTTTGCCCCGTGCCTTATTCATAAATTGGATTTTTTACCTCTTTATTATCGTACCAATTCTGCAATTCATTAAGCAGGTCTATCTCATCACGATTTAGAATAGATTGATAAATACCAATGTTCTTAACAGAAATCCCCGGATCAAAATACCGAAGCGATGCAGTATGTGATTCACTCTTCACATTTAGAAAGTTTTCAATTTTTCTCTTTATCTCTTCATAATGGTTAACGAGCTTCTCAAACCCAATATGAATAACTTTTTCCGGGCCATGTGCTTCCAATATCTTGTCTGCCCAATTAATTCGGGCTTTCAGTGTATCTATTTGAAATTTTACAGCACCCATCCTGTCCCCTCCGTAAATATCAGCTGTCGCAGACCTCATATGTTTAAATAAATGTCCCTGCCTAATAATCTCTGCCATTTGATCTTTTGGAGATCTGTAAACTATAATCATCTTATACGGACTAAATACTTCAGGCCAAACCTTAAAGTGTTGTCCAAGAAGAAGAGGCTGATCAAAAACTACCCATTTCGCATTTCCTCCATATATCGACCGAATAGTATCAATCCACAATTTTGCTTCTTGCAAATTATGCTGATGGTCACCTTTTTTTAAACTTCTATATAACTGGGTCAATGCCTGAAGCCGTGATAAAGATTGTTTCAACGTATGTTTATCAATATCACTGATGCGACTGTTTAAATTTTTAATTTCTTTTAAACTATTCCCAAGCAGCGTTTCAATTTTTGACGGGTAGTATTTGCTAATCCTTTTTTCCAAATGATCTCCAACCAGTCCCGGCCTTCTAAATTCATCGAACTCTCCGGGAACAAAACCGGTCCCTTCATATTCTTTTAAAAGGTCCGTAACAGCACTTGAACCTGACCACAAAAGCCCATTTATCAAAACATTCATATCATTTATAAAATCTTATTGAAATTTTATCAAAAGAAGCCTGGTTAGATGTGCTAAGCAGGCTCTTTTAATCCACTAATTTGGTTTAATGTTGATTGAATTTGTTTATGGCTTGCGGTAATAAAGCATCATGCATGAAATAATACGTTTTACCTTCTGAATGCTGTTGCCGGGTTGTCTTCCAGTAAGCCGGGTCGGGGATATTATGGAACAATGAGCCCAGTATTTCAGCCCGAAAGTGTGGATCCACATAGTTGATAAGAAGTTTCTTTGCAGCCTTTAAACCCATTTCTCGAAAGTCAACTTCAAAACTTGGTAACAAGTGGCTTCTGGTATCGATGATGTCACCTGTATCAATTCCTTCATTCATAAAAAAGGCACTCATTCCAATTATGTCGTGCACTAATGTACTCCACAGAAACCCATCTGCCCCTTTAACATTTGGAACTTCTCCAGGATGGATGTGAATAAAGCGTTTTCCACAATTCAGAACATCTTTTCTGAGTATCCCCCCGCCACAAAAAATAATGTATTGTTCTGACGTGTTCTCCAGAAACGTAATGAGGATCTCACCATTAATATTATCGATGGTTAACGTGTCGTATTCCCATCCTATAGAATTGAGAGTGTCTTCAGTGGAAAGGGTCAGATCTCCGGTAAACAAACTTTTTGCTTTTAAAGCAGAATTGATTGCAGAAGCAATCCTGGAGAATTCAGATGTAGTTAATTCTTCAATTTTATTTGAATAGCTACTGTTCTGCCATCTCAAAAGTAATACCTTCGATGGTCTCAACCCTAACCTGTGTAATCTATACAGGTATGCTTTCGTAATATTGTGGGCAGTTGCAAGTAAAAGTACATTCTCCAATCTCTTCATGATATTAAAAATTGATTTGGGGCAGTTCCATATCGATCAGATCCCCAATTTTTAAAGCTGTATTGTAGAACCGTACATCTTTTTGGATATATGCCAGAAGACAAAAGCTAACCGCTAATTGGCTATATATTTCTTTACCTAATTCTTACTTTTGTTGCCGGTTTCGAAAGCTCATCGTCGTAACCGGTGTACAACTTTTTATTGATCTCAAATTTTCGCATCAGTTTTTCAAGAAGATTGCTGTTCAAGCTGTCTTCAACCTGAATAGCTGGGATTATATCTTTGATTCTAACCTTTATTTGCCTCCCGCTCTGATCGCAGACTTTATGTATTTAATTATATTTTCGGATGCTGTAAAACCATCATTATCTTTTAAATACTCTGCTACAAACTGATGTCGCTGTGCTTGCATAACATCCTGTTTATTTAAAATCTGATCATCGATAAATTGAATTATTTCTGATGATCGATGGGCATGATAGTGTTGTTCAAAAGCCTTTTTACCAAACTCGTGGAGCCGGCCAGATACGTTTTCATCACGCAATAAATAGAGAGGTGGCTTTGATGTTGACAAATACTCAACCATAAACGAAGAGCAATCGTGAATCAGAGCATCGGAGGTCAAAAACAAGCGGGTATAACCGGACTGTTCCAGCAAACCATTTTCCAATTTCTTCCAAAAATCATAATATGCATTTGTTCTTTCCTTACCCCATTCTTCATCCTTATAGAGCTTTTCTTTTAGCATTGGATGAGGTTTAAATGCTATTTGAATACGATCTGAATACTCCAGTGCAATATCCTGAAATACTTCATAATATTGTTTGAACGTAGAGTAGTCGAGGTCCTGTCCCTGCCCTTCAATCGTGTGATGCGGCGCCCATATTATTCGTTTATGATCCTTTAAAGGCCAGGGATCAGAATCATCGTTATCTGATGGATACAAAAAATCATCCAGTGGGGGATACCCGCTTACCACTACGTTATCCCCTCCATTTCGGGCATACATTTGAGCATACTGCTTATGAACTTCCGTCTCATAAAAATTACGCCATACCAGGTTGTGAAACGGACCATCATAATTTTTCTCTTCTTTTCCATTGGTGGTAAAAAAGTAAGGGACGTAGCAAGAGAGTGATTCAGTATAATGATGCAGTCGATATTCGTCCCTTGTGTAATCAAAGGGGACGGAATAAAAAACGATGTCAGGATTCAGCGAACTCTTGATGTCTATCCAACGGTCATTCTCTTCATCATAGGTTTTAATGGCCTTGTATCCTTTCGACTGTATTTCTTCGAAGGTAACATTCATTTCCTCCAGCATATATTCACTACCTTCCCGCAAATAAGGACACACAAATACCACCGGCTCAAAAAACGGATCCTGCTCCATGAGCTGATAAAGTCGATTGTACTTCCAAACAGCTCTATGAATGACCTGAAAGCCTACGGTAATCACAGATTTATTTTTCAGCCTATCTAACACCTTGCAATAACGTTTTCTGTAAACCTTCATACGTTCTTCTAC
The window above is part of the Rhodohalobacter sp. SW132 genome. Proteins encoded here:
- a CDS encoding CDP-glycerol glycerophosphotransferase family protein, giving the protein MTQQAMVAAKAKSIFDEPVEERMKVYRKRYCKVLDRLKNKSVITVGFQVIHRAVWKYNRLYQLMEQDPFFEPVVFVCPYLREGSEYMLEEMNVTFEEIQSKGYKAIKTYDEENDRWIDIKSSLNPDIVFYSVPFDYTRDEYRLHHYTESLSCYVPYFFTTNGKEEKNYDGPFHNLVWRNFYETEVHKQYAQMYARNGGDNVVVSGYPPLDDFLYPSDNDDSDPWPLKDHKRIIWAPHHTIEGQGQDLDYSTFKQYYEVFQDIALEYSDRIQIAFKPHPMLKEKLYKDEEWGKERTNAYYDFWKKLENGLLEQSGYTRLFLTSDALIHDCSSFMVEYLSTSKPPLYLLRDENVSGRLHEFGKKAFEQHYHAHRSSEIIQFIDDQILNKQDVMQAQRHQFVAEYLKDNDGFTASENIIKYIKSAIRAGGK